The Janthinobacterium tructae genome contains the following window.
CATCGCCATCGAGCCGGAACTGGCCAGCCGTTTGTACCTTGAATCCCTGCCGGACACGGTCGTGCTCATCGATGGCGCCAAACAAGTGTGCGAAACGCTGTCACGCATCGGCGAAGTGGGCATCATCACCAACGGCGTCGAATCCATCCAGAACCGCCGTATCGCCGCCTCCGGCCTGGGCGATTACATTTCCTTCGTCGCCACTTCGGAAGCATGCGGCCACGCCAAGCCGGACGTGCGCTTCTTTGACTACGCCGCCAACATGGCGCGCGCATTCCGCAAAGATACAAGCATCATCATCGGCGACCGCCTGGACGCCGACATCCTCGGCGCCAACCGCTACGGCATAGCCAGTTGCTGGTTCAACCCGGACAGCATGGCCAATACCTCGGCCGCCGTCCCCACCTGTGAAGTGGCCAGCCTGCATGACATCGTGCCGGCGCTGGACATGATGCAAGTCAAGCTGAAACAGGCTTGATCTTCCACAAGCGCACCGATGTCGAGCAACTGCTCGTGTGAAAAGCAGGCGTGACGGCAAGTACCCTGCCCGCCTGATTGCGCGTCAAGAAGTCAATCGCGCGTCAGCACTTCCAGCAATTCAATCTCGAAGATCAAATTGGAGTTTGGCGGTATCAAACCCACCTGCCGCTCGCCATACGCCAGATGCGCCGGCACCCACAGCTTGCGCGTGCCACCGACCTGCATGCCGTGCAAACCCAGAATCCAGCCCTGGATGACCTTGTTATTGCTCAACACACAGCGAAAAGGCTCGCCCCGCTTGTGCGACGAATCAAACTCCGTGCTATCTTCCAGCCAGCCCCGGTAATGGGTAGTAATCAGCGCACCGCGTGCCGCCGCCCTGCCGTCGCCGACGACGCTATCTTCAATCTTC
Protein-coding sequences here:
- a CDS encoding YjjG family noncanonical pyrimidine nucleotidase, which encodes MTYQLFLFDLDDTLLDFRASEKRSFLHTMHELGLRDDIDSLFTQYQAINVDLWKRFEMGTVSKDVLKVERFRKTFALNGIAIEPELASRLYLESLPDTVVLIDGAKQVCETLSRIGEVGIITNGVESIQNRRIAASGLGDYISFVATSEACGHAKPDVRFFDYAANMARAFRKDTSIIIGDRLDADILGANRYGIASCWFNPDSMANTSAAVPTCEVASLHDIVPALDMMQVKLKQA
- a CDS encoding FKBP-type peptidyl-prolyl cis-trans isomerase, producing MTAEVKIEDSVVGDGRAAARGALITTHYRGWLEDSTEFDSSHKRGEPFRCVLSNNKVIQGWILGLHGMQVGGTRKLWVPAHLAYGERQVGLIPPNSNLIFEIELLEVLTRD